Part of the Actinomyces howellii genome, GACGGGTCGCGCTCCTGCTGGAGGCGCCACGCCAGCTCGATCTCGCTCCACACCTCGATGCCCGCCCGTCGGGCGGCGCGCAGGACCGGGCCGGTGGCGGGCACCCCCGGGGAGACGATGAGCAGGTCGGCGCCGAGGCCCTCGAGCGCCGCGGCCAGGGCGGGCGCGTCACCGACCGTCGAGGCCTCGACGCGCCCGCCCAGCCCGGCGACGGCCTCGGGCCGGGTGTCCAGCAGGTGGCTGCGTGCCCCGAGCCCGTCGAGGGCGTCGAGGACGGCCAGGCCCGTGGTTCCCGCCCCGACGACGCCCACGAGTGCGCCGTCGAGACGGTCCAGGGACGTGAGGGTGCTCGTCATGGTCCTTACCTGATCGTCGTGTGTGCCCGTGCCTGGCGGGCGGGGAGGCGGTCGGTCCCGGCCCCGGCCGTCGAGGTCGGGGTCAGGACACGAGGTACTCGGCGTAGAACAGCCCCAGTCCCACCACGACGCAGGCGCCGGCGATGATCCAGAAGCGGATGACGACGTTGACCTCGGTCCATCCTCCCAGTTCGAAGTGGTGGTGCAGCGGCGCCATGCGGAGGACGCGGCGACCAGTGGACTTGAAGGACAGGACCTGGATCCCCACGCTGAGGACCTCGGCCAGGAACAGCCCGCCGATGATGACCGCGAGGAACTCGGTGCGCGACAGGATCGACAGCCCGGCCACGGCACCGCCCAGGGCCAGCGACCCCGTGTCCCCCATGAAGATCTTGGCCGGGGAGGCGTTCCACCACAGGAAGCCGAAGCAGGCCCCCATGAGCGCGGCGGCGATCATCGCCAGGTCGCGTGGGTCCCGGGTCTGGTAGCACAGGGTCGCCACGGCGTCGCCGTGGCCGTAGGTGCAGGACTGGTTGGTCTGCCACACCCCGATGAGGGTGTAGGCGCCGAAGACCATGGCCGAGGACCCTGCGGCCAGGCCGTCGAGGCCGTCGGTGAGGTTGACCGCGTTGGACCAGGCGGTGATGAGGAAGTTGGCCCACACGACGAACAGGACGAGCCCGAGCCCGGCGCCGGCGAAGGCCAGGTCGATGGTGGAGTCCCGGGCGAAGGACACTCGGGTCGAGGCGGGTGTGAGCCCGTTGCGGTCGGCGAAGGCCAGGGCCGCCACCGAGAAGGTGATGCCGATGAGCGCCTGGCCGACGATCTTCTGCCAGGCCCGCAGCCCCAGGGAGCGCTGCTTGGAGATCTTGGCGAAGTCGTCGACGAAGCCGATGAGGCCCAGGCCCACGATGAGGAAGAGCAGGAGCACGCCCGAGGCGCGCGGGGTGCGCAGCTCGATGAGGTTGGCCACCGCGTAACCCAGCACCGTGGCCACGATGACGACCATGCCGCCCATCGTCGGGGTGCCGCGCTTGGTCAGGTGCTGCTGCGGGCCGTCCTGGCGGATGAACTGGCCGTACTCGCGTCGGTGGAGGAAGCGGATGAGCAGCGGCGTGCCCAGGAGGGTGACGAGCAGGCCCACTGCGGCGGACAGGAGGATCGCGGTCATCGGTCGGTGGCCTCCTTGAGGTGGTCGGCCACGCGCCATGCGCCTGAGCCGAGGGAACCCTTGACGAGGACGGCGTCGCCGTCGAGCAGGAGGGCGTCGATCGAGGCGACGGCCTCCTGTGCGTCAGTCATGAGCACGGTGCGCGCTCCGGCCCGGGAGGCCTCCTCCAGGGCGGGGCCGGTGCCCGCGCCGATGCCGACCACGAGGTCGGCGCCCACCTCGCCGGCGGTGCGTCCGGCCAGGGCGTGGTCACCGCGGGAGGACTCGCCGAGCTCGAGCATCTCGGAGATGACGACGACCGAGCGCCTCGTCCCGGCCACCACGGGCAGGGAGCGCAGCGCCGCCGTCATCGAGTCGATGTTGGCGTTGTAGGAGTCGTCGATGAGCAGGACCTGTCCGGCCGGACGCTCGACGGTCCCGATGTCCATCCGGTGGGGGCTCTCGATGCGCGCCTGGGCCAGCGAGGCGACCAGGCCCTGGGGATCGGCGCCGGCGGCCAGGGCCAGGCCGAGCGCGGCCAGGGCGTTGGACACGTTGTGGGCGCCGGGCAGGGCCAGCGTGACGCGCTCGGGCGCGGGCAGTCCCGGCAGGTGGAGGTCGAAGGAGGCGCGCGCCCCCTCCCCCAGCTCGACCCCGGTGGCGCGCAGGTCGGCCTCGGGGTCCCCGGCCGCGGAGAAGGTGAGCACCTCGGCCGGGGCCAGCCCCGCCATCGCCAGGGCACGGGGGTCGTCCCGGTTGAGCACGGCGGTCCCCGTGGGCTCCAGGCCGCGCAGGATCTCGGCCTTGGCCGCGGCCACGCCCTCGACCGAGCCGAAGCCGCCCATGTGGGCGTGGCCGACCATGAGCACCGCGGCGGCGTCCAGGGGCGCGATGGCGGTGAGGTAGTCGATGTGGCCCGGGCCGGAGGCGCCCATCTCGAGCACGAGGTAGCGGGTCGACTCCTCGGTGCCCAGGACGGTCATCGGCAGGCCGATCTCGTTGTTGAAGCTGGCCACCGGGGCGACGGTCGGCCCCTGGGCCGCCAGAAGCTGGCGGGTGAGGTCCTTCGTCGTCGTCTTGCCCACCGAGCCGGTCATGGCCACGACCGTCAGCCCGGCGCCGCGCCGACTGGCGCGCGCTCGCAGGTCCACCAGGTGGGCGCGGGCCAGTGCGCCGAGGGCCTCGACCGTGCCGGGGACGACGAGCAGGGGGAGGTCCTGCCCGCCCCCGTCGCGCTCGAGGGAGGCTCGGGCCGCCTGCGGGTCGGACACGAGGGCGGCCCCTCCCCCCGCCCGGGCGACCTGGGCGATGTGGTCGTGCCCGTCGGTGCGCTGGCCGGCGATGGCCACGAACAGGCAGCCCGGCCCGGCCTGGCGGGAGTCGGTGACCACCGAGGTGATGGCAGGGGCGGCCGCGGGACCGGCCTGGACCGAGGCCGCTGCGTGCTCGATCGGGGCGGCGCCGACCATGTCGGCGACCTCGGGAAGGGAACGGGGGATCATGGGTGTCAGCTCCTGCCCCACTTGTCTGCGACCGCCTGGCGCATGACGGGGGCGTCGTTGTAGCGGATGAACTCTCCGGCGGCCTCGAGGAACGGCTCGTGGCCCTTGCCGGTGACGATGACGGTGTCCTCGGGCCCGCACAGCTCGACACCGCGGCAAACCGCGTCCCCGCGCCAGGTCGTGACCTCCTCGACGTCGACCAGGTCAGGACGGACCGAGCGCACGCCCTCCAGGACGGCCGCGCGGATCGACCCGGGGTCCTCGGAACGGGGGTTCTCGTCGGTGACGACGAGCACGTCGGCCAGGCGGGCGGCGACCTCACCGAGCATCGGGCGCTTGCCCTCGTCACGGTCGCCGTCGGACCCGAAGACGATGATGAGCCGCCCTGGGGTGATCTGGCGCACGGCCGTCAGGGTGAGCTCGAGGGCGTCGGGTGTGTGGGCGAAGTCGACGATGCACGTGCCTCGCACGCCGTCGCGCTGGCAGACGCGCTGCATGCGGCCGGGGATGTCGTGGGCCGCGGCCAGTGCGGCCACGGCCGTGTCCGCGGGGACGCCTGCACGGATCGTCATGACGAGCGCGAGCGCCGCGTTCTGCACGTTGACCAGTCCGGGCAGCGGGCAGGAGGCCGTGATCAGCTCCCCCTGCGGCCCGTGGAGGACGAAGGTCGTGGCCGCGTCGGTCATCGAGACCTCGGCGTCGGTGACCCACCAGTCGGTCTGCGCCTGGCCGGGATAGGCCCTCAGCCTGTCGACCTCGATGAGGCCCGCGTCACGGACCCGGGCGGCGAGGGCCTGCCCCCACTGGTCGTCGACGCAGACCACGCCCCTGCGGGCGTGCTGCGGGGTGAACAGGGCGGCCTTGGCCTCGAGGTAGTCCTCCATGGTCTGGTGGAAGTCGAGGTGGTCGCGCTGGAGGTTGGTGAATCCCGCGACGTCGACGACGGTGCCGTCGAGCCGGTGCAGGACGATCGCGTGGCTGGAGGCCTCGAGGGACGCACCGCCCACGCCCTCCTCGAGCGCCAGCGCCATGAGCCGTTGGAGGACGGGGGCCTCGACCGTCGTGCGCGGCGACTCCACGGCCAGGTCCCCGACCCGCAGCTCGACGGTGCCGGCGATCATGCAGCCCCCCAGGTGGGCGGACAGGATGGCGTGGACGAAGTAGGCGGTCGTCGTCTTGCCGTTCGTCCCGGTCACCGCCGTCGTCGTCAGGCCCCGGGCGGGGTGGTGGTGGACCTCGGCGGCCAGCGGGCCCGCCATCGCCCTGGGGTCGGGGTGGGTGAGGACGGGCACGCCGGGCGCCTCGCGTCGCACGATCCGGGCGCCCTCGGTGTCGGTGAGGACCGCCACCGCACCCGCTGCGACCGCCTGGGCGGCGAACTGCGCCCCGTGGGTCCTCATCCCCGGCAGCGCGATGAAGAGCTCGCCGGCGGCCACGTCCCCGGAGTCCACGCTCACGCCGACGACCTCGGGGCCCGCGCCGGTCCCGGGGTCGCCGGCCAGCTCGAACCGCTCGGCCAGCGCCCTGAGGCCCGTGGGCGCAGGGTGGCGCGGACGCAGGGCCGCTGCGGACTCGTAGGCGTGGGTGCTCATGGTTCCTCAATCTATCGCGACCGGGCGGTCGGCTTAGTCAACCGGGATGCTAGCGCAGGAGGCGATCCGCCGAGCCCTCGGGGATCGTCGTCGCCGGCGGGGCGAACCGTGCGCAAGCACACACCCGGGGTCCCCCGCCCTCAGCCCTCGGTTCCGGCTCCGGCCCCCTCCTGCGCCTGGGTTCCGGCGCCCTCCTGTGTCTGGGCGACGCCCGCCTCCTGCGCGGCCTGGGCGGCCTCGGCGTCGGCCTGGTCGGCGGCCTGGGAGGCGATGACGCCGGGGTCGGGGGCGATGCCCAGGGTGTGCATGGCGGCCAGGGCGATCTTGCGGAACACGGGGGCGGCCACCGTGCCGCCGTAGGTGCCCTCGGGGCGGTAGACGATGACGGCCACGGCGATGGCGGGGTCCCGCGCGGGGGTGAAGCCGACGAAGGAGGCCACCGTCCCGTCCTCGGTGAGGATCTCGGTCGTGCCGGTCTTGCCCGCCACGAGGTAGCCGTCGATGGAGGCGGCCTCCGCCGTGCCGCCCTCCTGGGTGACGCCGATGAGCATCTCGGTCAGGGTCTGGGCGGTGGCCTCCGAGATGACCCGGTCACCCAGGGCGGGGTCCTGGGCCGTCTCGACGCCCTCTGCGTCGATCCAGGCGTCGATGACACGCGGGTGGACCATGACGCCCTTGTTCGCGACCGTGGCCAGCACCTGGACCGCCTGGAGCGCGGTGCCCGCGATGCCCTGGCCGAACATCGTCGTGTAGCGGGTGCGCGCGTCCCACTCCTCCACCGGGATGACCAGGCCCGCCGACTCCCCCGGCATCTCGATGCCCGTCGTCGAGCCGTAGCCGAAGCGCACGAGGTAGTCGTGGCGCACCTCGTCGGACAGCCTCTCCCCGATCTGGACGGTGCCGACGTTGGAGGACTCGGCCAGCACCTGGGAGCTCGTGAGGACCTGAAGCGGGTGCTCGTGGGCGTCACGGAAGCTCTCGCCGTTGGAGGTCGTCCACGTGAAGGGCACGGTCCACTCCTCGTCCGGGTCGAGCACCCCCTCCTCGAGGGCCGAGGCGAAGGTGATGACCTTCCCGACGCTGCCGGGCTCGAAGACCGCCTGGACGCAGCGGGCGTACCGGTCGGCCTCCGGGGTGGCCCCGGGGTCGGCGGGGTCGACGGTGTGGGAGTCGGCCAGGACGAGGACCTTACCGGTGGCCGGCTCCATGACGACGGCGCAGCCCCATACGGCGCCCTGGGCGGCGACGACCTCGTCGACGGCCTCCTGGGCCAGGGCCTGGAGGTCGGGGTTGAGGGTCGTGCGCACCGTCGCCCCCGGGACGGCGGCGACCTCCTGCTGCTCCCCGGTGGGGATGATCTCACCGGTCTTGCCGATCTCGACGCTGCCCTTGCCGTCGGTCCCGGTCAGCACGGTGTTCTGCGTGTTCTCCAGGCCCGCGCTCCCCACGAGCCGCCGCCCCTGGTCCTCGTAGGTGAACCCCAGGACGTTGCCTGCCACGGTCCCGGCAGGGTAGGTGCGCCGGGTGCGCTGGTCGGGCTCCACCCCGGGGATGGCCAGCGCCTTGATCTGCCGCCACGTGTCGGGGGCCACCGCCTCGGCGATGACGACGTAGGTGGAGTCCCCGACCATGGCGGCCCCCAGCTCCTGGGGGTCGAGGCCGAGGATCTCGGCCATCTGCTTGGCGGCGGCGGCGGGGCCGTGACCGACGACGACGGACTCCGTGCGGCCCGTGGCCGGGTCGACCTGGTCCTCGACGTGCTCGTACTGGGCGATCTTGACCTGGTTGACGCCGATGTCGTACGACACCGCCGAGGAGGCCAGCACCGTGTCGTCCCGCCCCAGGATGTCGCCCCGGGGGGCGCGGTTGACCCAGGTGACGGTGCGCTCCACCTTCGCCTTGGCCGCCAGCTCGGGTCCTGCCACCGTCTGCAGCCACGCCGTCCGGCCTGTCAGGGCCACGAAGCCTGCGAGCCCGAAGGACTGCAGGACGCGACGACGGCTCGGGTTCACGGGCTCTGCTCCCCCGGCTCGGCTGCCGGAGCGCCGCCCGCCACGGTCGAGCTGTTGAGGTCGACGACGCCCGGCGCCGCCGCGGGCACCATGCCCAGCTCGGCGGCACGCGCCGCCAGGGCGTCGGGGGCGGAGACGTCCTGGACGTCGGCGCGCACCGTCTCGATGTGGTCGTTCAGGACGTTGAGCTCGACCTGGGCAGCCTTCATCTTGAACGCCGTGTCGGCCATCTGGGCGTTGAGGACCATCGAGGCGATGAGCGCTCCGGCCAGGATGACGACGACCAGGAGGAGGAAGGGCAGGGTGGCCCGTGCCGGGACCACGCCGCGCACGACCCGCAGCTCGGGGGCCTCGTGCTGGTCAGCGGGACGCGGGCGCGCGACGGGCTCGGTGCGCACGCGGCGGGCCCGGGCGGTCGCCCCGTCGGTCAGGGAGCCCCAGGAGGGGGTGGCGCTGCGCTCGGCTGTCGTGGTCATCGACGCGTCCTTCCACGTGTGTTCTTGCTCGGGTGTCGTGCGCCGTCGGCGCGTTGCGTGCTGTGAGGGGCCGGGGCCTGGGCCGCGGGCCGGGTCCGGGCTGCGGCGCGCAGCCGGACCGGGGCGCTGCGCGGGTTGGCGGCGAGCTCGGTGGCCTGCGCACGCTCCGCACCGCGTGTGAGCAGCTCGAGGTAGGGCTGGGCCTCGAGGGGGACCACCGGCAGGCCCTCGGGCGCGCGGGGTGAGGCTCCCGCGGCCAGGGCCTGCTTGACGACGCGGTCCTCCAGGCTCTGGTAGGACTCGACGACCAGGCGTCCGCCTACCCGCAGGGAGTTGAGCGCCCGCGGGATCGCGCGCTTGAGGACCTCGAGCTCGGAGTTGACCGCGATGCGCAGGGCCTGGAAGGTGCGCTTGGCAGGGTTCCCGCCGGCGCGCCGCGCGGCGGCGGGAACGGCGGCCCGCACGAGCTCGACGAGCTCGTCGGTCGTCCTGACCGGCTGACCGGCCCGGCGTCGGCGCACGATCTCGGAGGCGATCCGGGAGGCGAAGCGCTCCTCGCCGTAGGTGCGCAGGATCCGCGCGAGCTCACGCTCCTCGGCGGTGTCGAGCAGCTCCTGGGCGGTCGTGCCACCCGACTGGTCCATGCGCATGTCGAGCGGGGCGGAACGCGCGTAGGAGAAGCCGCGACCGACCTCGTCGAGCTGGAGGGAGGACACGCCCAGGTCCATGAGGACCGCGTCGACGGTGCCGTCCTGACGTGACGAGGCCGAGCGCGCGACCTCGTCGACGTGGTCGTAGGTGGTGCGCACCGCGCTGAATCGCTGACCGAAGCGGGCCAGTCGCTCCCCGGCCAGGGCGATGGCCTGCGGGTCGCGGTCGATGCCCACCACCCGCAGGTCCGGGAAGCGCTCGAGGGCGGCCTCGGCGTGTCCTCCCATGCCCAGCGTGCAGTCGATGAGCACCGCGCCGGGCGCGCCCCCGGCCTGGGGGGACAGGGCAGGGGCGAGCAGCTCGAGGCAGCGCTCGAGGAGGACGGGGGTGTGCCGACGGGCGGCCGGCACCGCGCCGTCGTGGCCCTCAGGGCCCTTGAGCGGCTGGCACTGCGCCGTCGGGCGCATGTCACCCATGGTGCCTCTGGCACACGAGTTGCGTGTGGGGCTCATGTTGCCCTCACCGGGGGTGCACTCCACCCGAGTCCTCCTTTCGTGTCGTTCCCAGTCGATCGATCCCGGGCCCGTCTCGGCCCGCCCCAGCCCATCTGGGCCCATCTGGTCCGTCTCAGTCCGTCTCGCGGCGCCTGCCTCGCCGGGCCTCCTCGGCTCCCGGTCCCGGGGCCGTCCCGCCAGGACTCCTCCCGCAGGTTCCGGCGCCGGGGAAGAGGCGTCGGACGGTGCGGCGGGCGGAGACCTCACGGGGCGGAACCGCGGGTTGCTCGGCGGCAGGATGTGGTTGTCGTCGGTGCGGGCCGTCGTGGCCGCGTCGGAGCAGGTCAGAAGAAGCCCGGGATGATCTCCTCGGCGGTGTCGGCGAAGACCTGCTCCTGAGCGGAGAGGTAGGCCTCCCACGCCCCTGCGTCCCAGATCTCCACCCGCGCCCCGGCGCCGATGACCGCCAGGTCGCGTGTGAGCCCTGCGTAGGCGCGCAGCGGGGCGGGGAGCGTGATGCGCCCCTGCTTGTCCGGGATCTGGGAGTCCGCGCCCGAGAGCATGACGCGCACGTAGTCGCGCGCCTGCTTCTGTGCCAACGGCGCCTCACGGAGCTGGGCGTACATGCGCTCGAACTCCGCGGTCGTGAAGGCGTAGACGCAACGCTCCTGACCTCGGGTCAGGACGATCCCACCGGCGAGCTCGTCACGGAACTTCGCCGGGAGGATGAGCCGGCCCTTCTCGTCGAGCCGGGGGGCGTGGGTGCCCAAGAACATCGGGCGTCACTCCCTTCCCCCTCGACGATCCAGTGCGCCCCACATTACTCCACTTCCCTCCCTTTCCTTCCACCTCGGCGCGACCCTCTCGGTCACGACAGCGGAGACTCCCCTGTTTTCCGCAGGATTCCGCGGTGGATGAGAGTGGAGGAACGGGCACGCGGAGCATGTCCCGGCGTGGCGCGCGCCGCCGGCACGACGAGGCCCCGTCGACCCACGGCAGTGGGGACGGGGCCTGGAGGCGCTCGGGTGGAGGAAAGTGGAGGACCTGTAAGGGCCGGGGCTCAGCGCTCGGTGTCGCGGCGGCGCTCCCAGCGCTCGGCCTGGCGGTCCATGAAGGACGACGTCCTGCGCGACCCGCTCGAGGGAGAGGAGGACTTCGGGGAGCCGACCCGCGTGAGCATGAGGGTCACCCCCCACACCGCCAGCGCGAAGCCGGCGACGCCCAGGCCAATGGACACCGGGCCGTGGCCGACCGCGACCCCGGCGACGACGACGGTCAGCCCGACCAGGACGAGGGCGACGCCGGCACCGATGTGGCGCGGGGAGGGACGGCCCACGGTCTCGACCCGGTCCATGGTCTGAGCCAGGGACGGGTCCTCGCTGTGAAGCTGCTGCTCGAGGTCGCGCAGCACCTGCTGCTCCCGCTCCGTCAGTGCCATGGAGCACCTCCC contains:
- the mraY gene encoding phospho-N-acetylmuramoyl-pentapeptide-transferase, with the translated sequence MTAILLSAAVGLLVTLLGTPLLIRFLHRREYGQFIRQDGPQQHLTKRGTPTMGGMVVIVATVLGYAVANLIELRTPRASGVLLLFLIVGLGLIGFVDDFAKISKQRSLGLRAWQKIVGQALIGITFSVAALAFADRNGLTPASTRVSFARDSTIDLAFAGAGLGLVLFVVWANFLITAWSNAVNLTDGLDGLAAGSSAMVFGAYTLIGVWQTNQSCTYGHGDAVATLCYQTRDPRDLAMIAAALMGACFGFLWWNASPAKIFMGDTGSLALGGAVAGLSILSRTEFLAVIIGGLFLAEVLSVGIQVLSFKSTGRRVLRMAPLHHHFELGGWTEVNVVIRFWIIAGACVVVGLGLFYAEYLVS
- a CDS encoding UDP-N-acetylmuramoyl-tripeptide--D-alanyl-D-alanine ligase yields the protein MVGAAPIEHAAASVQAGPAAAPAITSVVTDSRQAGPGCLFVAIAGQRTDGHDHIAQVARAGGGAALVSDPQAARASLERDGGGQDLPLLVVPGTVEALGALARAHLVDLRARASRRGAGLTVVAMTGSVGKTTTKDLTRQLLAAQGPTVAPVASFNNEIGLPMTVLGTEESTRYLVLEMGASGPGHIDYLTAIAPLDAAAVLMVGHAHMGGFGSVEGVAAAKAEILRGLEPTGTAVLNRDDPRALAMAGLAPAEVLTFSAAGDPEADLRATGVELGEGARASFDLHLPGLPAPERVTLALPGAHNVSNALAALGLALAAGADPQGLVASLAQARIESPHRMDIGTVERPAGQVLLIDDSYNANIDSMTAALRSLPVVAGTRRSVVVISEMLELGESSRGDHALAGRTAGEVGADLVVGIGAGTGPALEEASRAGARTVLMTDAQEAVASIDALLLDGDAVLVKGSLGSGAWRVADHLKEATDR
- a CDS encoding UDP-N-acetylmuramoyl-L-alanyl-D-glutamate--2,6-diaminopimelate ligase, with the translated sequence MSTHAYESAAALRPRHPAPTGLRALAERFELAGDPGTGAGPEVVGVSVDSGDVAAGELFIALPGMRTHGAQFAAQAVAAGAVAVLTDTEGARIVRREAPGVPVLTHPDPRAMAGPLAAEVHHHPARGLTTTAVTGTNGKTTTAYFVHAILSAHLGGCMIAGTVELRVGDLAVESPRTTVEAPVLQRLMALALEEGVGGASLEASSHAIVLHRLDGTVVDVAGFTNLQRDHLDFHQTMEDYLEAKAALFTPQHARRGVVCVDDQWGQALAARVRDAGLIEVDRLRAYPGQAQTDWWVTDAEVSMTDAATTFVLHGPQGELITASCPLPGLVNVQNAALALVMTIRAGVPADTAVAALAAAHDIPGRMQRVCQRDGVRGTCIVDFAHTPDALELTLTAVRQITPGRLIIVFGSDGDRDEGKRPMLGEVAARLADVLVVTDENPRSEDPGSIRAAVLEGVRSVRPDLVDVEEVTTWRGDAVCRGVELCGPEDTVIVTGKGHEPFLEAAGEFIRYNDAPVMRQAVADKWGRS
- a CDS encoding peptidoglycan D,D-transpeptidase FtsI family protein, yielding MNPSRRRVLQSFGLAGFVALTGRTAWLQTVAGPELAAKAKVERTVTWVNRAPRGDILGRDDTVLASSAVSYDIGVNQVKIAQYEHVEDQVDPATGRTESVVVGHGPAAAAKQMAEILGLDPQELGAAMVGDSTYVVIAEAVAPDTWRQIKALAIPGVEPDQRTRRTYPAGTVAGNVLGFTYEDQGRRLVGSAGLENTQNTVLTGTDGKGSVEIGKTGEIIPTGEQQEVAAVPGATVRTTLNPDLQALAQEAVDEVVAAQGAVWGCAVVMEPATGKVLVLADSHTVDPADPGATPEADRYARCVQAVFEPGSVGKVITFASALEEGVLDPDEEWTVPFTWTTSNGESFRDAHEHPLQVLTSSQVLAESSNVGTVQIGERLSDEVRHDYLVRFGYGSTTGIEMPGESAGLVIPVEEWDARTRYTTMFGQGIAGTALQAVQVLATVANKGVMVHPRVIDAWIDAEGVETAQDPALGDRVISEATAQTLTEMLIGVTQEGGTAEAASIDGYLVAGKTGTTEILTEDGTVASFVGFTPARDPAIAVAVIVYRPEGTYGGTVAAPVFRKIALAAMHTLGIAPDPGVIASQAADQADAEAAQAAQEAGVAQTQEGAGTQAQEGAGAGTEG
- the rsmH gene encoding 16S rRNA (cytosine(1402)-N(4))-methyltransferase RsmH; the encoded protein is MRPTAQCQPLKGPEGHDGAVPAARRHTPVLLERCLELLAPALSPQAGGAPGAVLIDCTLGMGGHAEAALERFPDLRVVGIDRDPQAIALAGERLARFGQRFSAVRTTYDHVDEVARSASSRQDGTVDAVLMDLGVSSLQLDEVGRGFSYARSAPLDMRMDQSGGTTAQELLDTAEERELARILRTYGEERFASRIASEIVRRRRAGQPVRTTDELVELVRAAVPAAARRAGGNPAKRTFQALRIAVNSELEVLKRAIPRALNSLRVGGRLVVESYQSLEDRVVKQALAAGASPRAPEGLPVVPLEAQPYLELLTRGAERAQATELAANPRSAPVRLRAAARTRPAAQAPAPHSTQRADGARHPSKNTRGRTRR
- the mraZ gene encoding division/cell wall cluster transcriptional repressor MraZ — its product is MFLGTHAPRLDEKGRLILPAKFRDELAGGIVLTRGQERCVYAFTTAEFERMYAQLREAPLAQKQARDYVRVMLSGADSQIPDKQGRITLPAPLRAYAGLTRDLAVIGAGARVEIWDAGAWEAYLSAQEQVFADTAEEIIPGFF
- a CDS encoding DUF3040 domain-containing protein, yielding MALTEREQQVLRDLEQQLHSEDPSLAQTMDRVETVGRPSPRHIGAGVALVLVGLTVVVAGVAVGHGPVSIGLGVAGFALAVWGVTLMLTRVGSPKSSSPSSGSRRTSSFMDRQAERWERRRDTER